In the Brienomyrus brachyistius isolate T26 chromosome 20, BBRACH_0.4, whole genome shotgun sequence genome, one interval contains:
- the LOC125715588 gene encoding uncharacterized protein LOC125715588 isoform X2, producing the protein MRMRCKRVRKRKYSLQPETAKNANFFLKIQNFRRSTTFSRKHQKCFTELIIALPKISSTAEASAGYRKRSFLKQKMAIVAGFGPLEAFIGAEEGVALTDVDGKYWSPIECNGIYPIECCKEAKDPWCKFLIEKVGDHKVRMKDLRGVYLSRIHRCGIDFIEAAKNPPDVYCEFEVFVKDGKVLFRADNGKYLSLIDCGRLNIEAAKDGPDKYCEFTPTIGDIVSPEFEIVSVDFKNVRELTHIPAVVQKETYVNKSSVEQKHRFRTSDVPPPSQGSTRSRSSLPKISSTAEASAGYRKRSFLKQKMAIVAGFGPLEAFIGAEEGVALTDVDDKYWSPIERNGIYPIECCKDTKDPWCKFLIEKVGDHKVRMKDLRGVYLSRIHRCGIDFIEAAKNPPDVYCEFEVFVKDGKVLFRADNGKYLSLIDHGRLNIEAAKDGPDKYCEFTPTIGDIVSPKFEIISVGFMDVRELTHIPAVVQKKTYVNRSSVEQKHRFSMSWTKAESATTTWNHTWGLNSTLTFDCEFIVKFKSEVTISYSGSYGTSSTKEASMTLGEETEVTIPPHKKTTVKLVVNKQECGQVPFTAKIKKIKSSGDVQELTEQGTWRGVIYENVIVEVEEEDL; encoded by the exons ATGCGCATGCGCTGTAAGCGAGTGCGCAAGCGAAAGTATTCATTACAGCCGGAGACGGCCAAGAACGCGAATTTCTTTCTAAAG ATTCAGAACTTCAGACGTTCCACCACCTTCTCAAGGAAGCACCAGAAGTGCTTTACCGAATTAATAATTGCATTACCAAAAATAAGTTCCACAGCAGAAGCGAGTGCAG GTTACAGGAAAAGATCATTTCTGAAGCAGAAAATG GCAATTGTGGCTGGTTTCGGTCCGCTTGAAGCCTTCATTGGGGCAGAAGAGGGAGTGGCTCTGACTGATGTCGATGGCAAATACTGGAGTCCGATtgaatgtaatggaatatatcctATTGAGTGCTGCAAGGAGGCAAAAGACCCTTGGTGCAAGTTCCTCATAGAAAAGGTCGGGGACCATAAAGTTCGTATGAAAGATCTGAGAGGGGTATACCTCAGTCGTATTCACAGATGTGGTATAGACTTTATTGAGGCAGCTAAGAATCCCCCTGACGTGTATTGTGAATTTGAAGTTTTCGTGAAGGATGGGAAGGTTTTGTTTAGAGCTGACAATGGTAAATATCTGAGTCTCATTGACTGTGGACGCCTCAACATCGAAGCTGCCAAGGACGGACCGGACAAGTATTGTGAATTTACCCCAACCATCGGAGACATCGTCAGTCCTGAGTTTGAGATCGTCTCTGTGGACTTCAAGAATGTCCGTGAACTTACTCACATACCAGCTGTTGTCCAGAAAGAAACTTACGTCAACAAGAGTAGCGTGGAGCAGAAGCACAG ATTCAGAACTTCAGACGTTCCACCACCTTCTCAAGGAAGCACCAGAAGTAGGAGCTCATTACCAAAAATAAGCTCCACAGCAGAAGCGAGTGCAG GTTACAGGAAAAGATCATTTCTGAAGCAGAAAATG GCAATTGTGGCTGGTTTCGGTCCGCTTGAAGCCTTCATTGGGGCAGAAGAGGGAGTGGCTCTGACTGATGTCGATGACAAATACTGGAGCCCGATTGAACGGAATGGAATATATCCTATTGAGTGCTGCAAGGACACAAAAGACCCTTGGTGCAAGTTCCTCATAGAAAAGGTCGGGGACCATAAAGTTCGTATGAAAGATCTGAGAGGGGTATACCTCAGTCGTATTCACAGATGTGGTATAGACTTTATTGAGGCAGCTAAGAATCCCCCTGACGTGTATTGTGAATTTGAAGTTTTCGTGAAGGATGGGAAGGTTTTGTTTAGAGCTGACAATGGTAAATATCTGAGTCTCATTGACCATGGACGCCTCAACATCGAAGCTGCCAAGGACGGACCGGACAAGTATTGTGAATTTACCCCAACCATCGGAGACATCGTCAGTCCTAAGTTTGAGATCATCTCTGTGGGCTTCATGGATGTCCGTGAACTTACTCACATACCAGCTGTTGTCCAGAAAAAAACTTACGTTAACAGGAGTAGCGTGGAGCAGAAGCACAGGTTTAGTATGTCGTGGACAAAAGCTGAGTCTGCAACAACCACTTGGAATCATACTTGGGGTTTGAACTCCACTCTGACTTTTGATTGTGAATTTATAGTAAAATTTAAATCAGAAGTCACAATCTCATACTCGGGATCGTACGGCACCAGCTCCACGAAAGAAGCATCCATGACCTTGGGGGAAGAGACGGAGGTCACCATCCCACCCCATAAAAAGACAACTGTTAAACTAGTAGTCAACAAGCAGGAATGCGGTCAGGTCCCATTTACTGCTAAAATTAAGAAGATTAAGAGCAGTGGAGATGTACAGGAGCTCACTGAACAGGGTACATGGAGGGGGGTGATTTATGAAAATGTGATTGTTGAAGTTGAGGAGGAGGATTTGTGA
- the LOC125715588 gene encoding uncharacterized protein LOC125715588 isoform X1, giving the protein MRMRCKRVRKRKYSLQPETAKNANFFLKIQNFRRSTTFSRKHQKCFTELIIALPKISSTAEASAGYRKRSFLKQKMAIVAGFGPLEAFIGAEEGVALTDVDGKYWSPIECNGIYPIECCKEAKDPWCKFLIEKVGDHKVRMKDLRGVYLSRIHRCGIDFIEAAKNPPDVYCEFEVFVKDGKVLFRADNGKYLSLIDCGRLNIEAAKDGPDKYCEFTPTIGDIVSPEFEIVSVDFKNVRELTHIPAVVQKETYVNKSSVEQKHRFSMSWTKAESATTTWNQTWGLNSTLTFDCDCANHLMSLARFRTSDVPPPSQGSTRSRSSLPKISSTAEASAGYRKRSFLKQKMAIVAGFGPLEAFIGAEEGVALTDVDDKYWSPIERNGIYPIECCKDTKDPWCKFLIEKVGDHKVRMKDLRGVYLSRIHRCGIDFIEAAKNPPDVYCEFEVFVKDGKVLFRADNGKYLSLIDHGRLNIEAAKDGPDKYCEFTPTIGDIVSPKFEIISVGFMDVRELTHIPAVVQKKTYVNRSSVEQKHRFSMSWTKAESATTTWNHTWGLNSTLTFDCEFIVKFKSEVTISYSGSYGTSSTKEASMTLGEETEVTIPPHKKTTVKLVVNKQECGQVPFTAKIKKIKSSGDVQELTEQGTWRGVIYENVIVEVEEEDL; this is encoded by the exons ATGCGCATGCGCTGTAAGCGAGTGCGCAAGCGAAAGTATTCATTACAGCCGGAGACGGCCAAGAACGCGAATTTCTTTCTAAAG ATTCAGAACTTCAGACGTTCCACCACCTTCTCAAGGAAGCACCAGAAGTGCTTTACCGAATTAATAATTGCATTACCAAAAATAAGTTCCACAGCAGAAGCGAGTGCAG GTTACAGGAAAAGATCATTTCTGAAGCAGAAAATG GCAATTGTGGCTGGTTTCGGTCCGCTTGAAGCCTTCATTGGGGCAGAAGAGGGAGTGGCTCTGACTGATGTCGATGGCAAATACTGGAGTCCGATtgaatgtaatggaatatatcctATTGAGTGCTGCAAGGAGGCAAAAGACCCTTGGTGCAAGTTCCTCATAGAAAAGGTCGGGGACCATAAAGTTCGTATGAAAGATCTGAGAGGGGTATACCTCAGTCGTATTCACAGATGTGGTATAGACTTTATTGAGGCAGCTAAGAATCCCCCTGACGTGTATTGTGAATTTGAAGTTTTCGTGAAGGATGGGAAGGTTTTGTTTAGAGCTGACAATGGTAAATATCTGAGTCTCATTGACTGTGGACGCCTCAACATCGAAGCTGCCAAGGACGGACCGGACAAGTATTGTGAATTTACCCCAACCATCGGAGACATCGTCAGTCCTGAGTTTGAGATCGTCTCTGTGGACTTCAAGAATGTCCGTGAACTTACTCACATACCAGCTGTTGTCCAGAAAGAAACTTACGTCAACAAGAGTAGCGTGGAGCAGAAGCACAGGTTTAGTATGTCGTGGACAAAAGCTGAGTCTGCAACAACCACTTGGAATCAGACTTGGGGTTTGAACTCCACTCTGACTTTTGATTGTGATTGTGCTAATCATCTAATGTCTTTGGCCAGATTCAGAACTTCAGACGTTCCACCACCTTCTCAAGGAAGCACCAGAAGTAGGAGCTCATTACCAAAAATAAGCTCCACAGCAGAAGCGAGTGCAG GTTACAGGAAAAGATCATTTCTGAAGCAGAAAATG GCAATTGTGGCTGGTTTCGGTCCGCTTGAAGCCTTCATTGGGGCAGAAGAGGGAGTGGCTCTGACTGATGTCGATGACAAATACTGGAGCCCGATTGAACGGAATGGAATATATCCTATTGAGTGCTGCAAGGACACAAAAGACCCTTGGTGCAAGTTCCTCATAGAAAAGGTCGGGGACCATAAAGTTCGTATGAAAGATCTGAGAGGGGTATACCTCAGTCGTATTCACAGATGTGGTATAGACTTTATTGAGGCAGCTAAGAATCCCCCTGACGTGTATTGTGAATTTGAAGTTTTCGTGAAGGATGGGAAGGTTTTGTTTAGAGCTGACAATGGTAAATATCTGAGTCTCATTGACCATGGACGCCTCAACATCGAAGCTGCCAAGGACGGACCGGACAAGTATTGTGAATTTACCCCAACCATCGGAGACATCGTCAGTCCTAAGTTTGAGATCATCTCTGTGGGCTTCATGGATGTCCGTGAACTTACTCACATACCAGCTGTTGTCCAGAAAAAAACTTACGTTAACAGGAGTAGCGTGGAGCAGAAGCACAGGTTTAGTATGTCGTGGACAAAAGCTGAGTCTGCAACAACCACTTGGAATCATACTTGGGGTTTGAACTCCACTCTGACTTTTGATTGTGAATTTATAGTAAAATTTAAATCAGAAGTCACAATCTCATACTCGGGATCGTACGGCACCAGCTCCACGAAAGAAGCATCCATGACCTTGGGGGAAGAGACGGAGGTCACCATCCCACCCCATAAAAAGACAACTGTTAAACTAGTAGTCAACAAGCAGGAATGCGGTCAGGTCCCATTTACTGCTAAAATTAAGAAGATTAAGAGCAGTGGAGATGTACAGGAGCTCACTGAACAGGGTACATGGAGGGGGGTGATTTATGAAAATGTGATTGTTGAAGTTGAGGAGGAGGATTTGTGA